GGGCATCGAGCGCCTCAAGGCCCTGGAGGCCATGCACGAGGACGGCTCCATCAACCGCTTCCCCAAGAAGGAGATCATCACCATGGGGCGGGAGCGGGAGAAGCTCCTGCGCACCCTGGGGGGCATCAAGAACATGCGGGGCCTGCCTTCGGTGGTGTTCGTGATCGATCCCCACCGGGAGCGGATCGCGGTCACCGAGGCCAACCGCCTGGGGATTCCGGTGGTGGCCATTGCGGATACCAACTGCGACCCGGACGGCATCGACTACGTCATCCCCGGCAACGACGACGCCATCCGGGCCATCCGGCTGCTGTCCGCCCGGATCGCCGACGCCGCCCTGGAGGGCCGGGCCCGGCACGAGGAGAGCCTGCAGGCGGTCTCGGATAAGGAGACGCCGGCAGAGCTCATCGAGGCTGCCGTGACCGAGGAGGCTGTGGCACCGGCCACGCAGCCGGCGAGCGCCTCCTGAGCCGGCGGTACGGAAGGTCCTTTCCGGCAGATAGCGCGGCCGGCCGGCCCGTTTTCGGGCT
This region of Thermodesulfobacteriota bacterium genomic DNA includes:
- the rpsB gene encoding 30S ribosomal protein S2, which encodes MAYVTMRQMLEAGVHFGHQTRRWNPKMKPYIFGERNGIYIIDLQKTVGLFRRAHDFVVEEAARGGSVLFVGTKRQAQDAVREEAERCGMFSVHYRWLGGMLTNFQTIKRGIERLKALEAMHEDGSINRFPKKEIITMGREREKLLRTLGGIKNMRGLPSVVFVIDPHRERIAVTEANRLGIPVVAIADTNCDPDGIDYVIPGNDDAIRAIRLLSARIADAALEGRARHEESLQAVSDKETPAELIEAAVTEEAVAPATQPASAS